From Acidobacteriota bacterium, one genomic window encodes:
- a CDS encoding glycosyltransferase family 4 protein: MKILQVCSASEMGGGEVHVADLVRALASRGHAIYLAVRPESPLRGPLAGVIASWHEMPLRHSLDLQSARAITELVDAHGIEIVHAHMGRDYLVAALACRQTNGVKLILTRHHYLPLKRHALYRWMLRDVAAVIAVSDSVRESVIERLGLPDERVRTLPNWIDPERFKPIERDAARAMFRLRANIAVACIGQVTPAKGQEEFIRAAATVARMRADVEFLIVGEEHEEECPFTAHLNRLAASLGVGEKVRFTGQVRHIPELLAAVDVVVVPSWDEGFSLVTIEAMAARRAVLASNVGGIAGIVKDNVTGLLFPPRDVHALTDKLLWLVSDAPLRERLSVQGQRDVYARFGREQIIDQIEALYSEVIGEGKRDG, encoded by the coding sequence ATGAAGATCCTCCAGGTTTGCTCGGCGAGCGAGATGGGCGGCGGAGAGGTTCACGTCGCCGACCTCGTGCGCGCGTTGGCCAGTCGAGGGCACGCGATCTATCTCGCGGTCAGACCTGAGAGTCCGCTGCGCGGCCCGCTTGCGGGGGTGATTGCCTCGTGGCACGAGATGCCGCTTCGACACTCTCTCGACCTTCAGTCGGCGCGCGCGATCACCGAGCTTGTAGACGCGCACGGGATCGAAATCGTTCACGCACACATGGGACGCGACTACCTGGTGGCGGCGCTCGCGTGCCGACAAACAAACGGAGTCAAGCTCATCTTGACTCGGCATCATTACCTGCCGCTGAAGCGCCACGCGCTTTATCGATGGATGCTGCGCGACGTGGCGGCGGTGATTGCGGTATCAGACAGCGTGCGCGAGTCGGTAATTGAGCGCCTCGGGCTTCCCGATGAGCGGGTGCGCACCCTGCCGAACTGGATTGATCCAGAGCGCTTCAAACCAATCGAACGCGATGCCGCCAGAGCGATGTTCCGCCTGCGAGCTAACATAGCCGTCGCCTGTATAGGTCAGGTGACGCCCGCGAAAGGCCAGGAGGAGTTCATTCGCGCGGCGGCCACGGTAGCGCGAATGCGCGCGGATGTGGAGTTCCTGATCGTCGGAGAAGAGCACGAAGAGGAGTGCCCGTTCACCGCTCACCTGAACCGGCTGGCTGCTTCACTCGGTGTTGGCGAGAAGGTTCGATTCACGGGTCAAGTCCGGCACATCCCCGAGCTGCTTGCAGCGGTCGATGTGGTTGTCGTTCCGTCTTGGGACGAAGGCTTCTCGCTGGTGACCATCGAAGCTATGGCCGCGCGACGTGCCGTGCTCGCTTCGAATGTCGGAGGCATCGCCGGAATCGTCAAGGACAACGTGACCGGGTTGTTGTTTCCGCCGCGCGACGTTCATGCGCTCACGGACAAGCTGCTGTGGTTGGTTTCGGACGCGCCGCTTCGCGAGCGGTTGTCGGTTCAGGGGCAGCGGGATGTTTACGCGCGCTTCGGCCGCGAGCAGATCATCGATCAAATCGAGGCGCTCTACAGCGAAGTGATCGGGGAAGGGAAGCGTGATGGGTGA